Proteins encoded by one window of Acuticoccus sp. MNP-M23:
- the ftsY gene encoding signal recognition particle-docking protein FtsY, with translation MSEGRRSFWGFGRKKADDPKADAASSAPAAPAETAQPGTTPTPPVPATDTASAEPKKRWFSRLTSGLSRSSSKLGDSVSGLFTKKKLDASSLQDLEDILIEADLGIETAMAITDRLSESRFAKGIEAEELQEVLASEIEKVLAPLARPLEIGPAPYVVLVVGVNGTGKTTTIGKIAAQQAAAGKRVVLAAGDTFRAAAVAQLKIWGERSGATVVSGEQGADPAGLVFDAMDKAASADLLIVDTAGRLQNKAELMAELEKIVRIIKRKNPAAPHAVLLTLDATTGQNAMNQVDIFKKSVGVTGLVMTKLDGTARGGILVAIGAKHGLPIHFIGVGEGVDDLAPFAARDYARAIAGLV, from the coding sequence GTGAGCGAAGGACGCCGTTCATTCTGGGGCTTCGGCCGCAAGAAAGCTGACGACCCCAAGGCGGACGCAGCATCCTCCGCGCCCGCTGCACCCGCAGAGACGGCGCAACCGGGCACCACCCCTACGCCGCCGGTTCCGGCGACGGACACTGCATCCGCCGAGCCGAAGAAGCGCTGGTTTTCTCGGCTGACGTCGGGCCTCAGCCGGTCGTCTTCCAAGCTGGGTGACAGCGTTTCCGGCCTCTTCACCAAGAAGAAGCTCGACGCCAGCTCCCTTCAGGACCTCGAAGACATTTTGATCGAGGCCGATCTCGGCATCGAAACCGCAATGGCCATCACCGATCGCCTGTCCGAATCCCGCTTTGCCAAGGGCATCGAGGCGGAGGAATTGCAGGAAGTTCTGGCCAGCGAGATCGAGAAGGTGCTGGCGCCGCTCGCCCGTCCGCTCGAAATCGGCCCCGCGCCCTACGTTGTGCTGGTGGTGGGCGTCAACGGCACGGGCAAGACCACAACCATTGGCAAGATTGCCGCCCAGCAGGCCGCCGCGGGCAAGCGCGTTGTGCTGGCGGCCGGCGACACCTTCCGCGCCGCCGCAGTGGCGCAGCTGAAGATCTGGGGCGAACGCTCCGGCGCGACCGTTGTGTCGGGCGAGCAGGGCGCTGACCCGGCGGGCCTGGTGTTCGACGCCATGGACAAGGCCGCCAGCGCAGATCTCCTGATTGTCGACACGGCCGGCCGCCTCCAGAACAAGGCCGAGCTGATGGCGGAGCTGGAAAAGATCGTCCGGATCATCAAGCGCAAGAACCCGGCCGCGCCCCACGCCGTCCTCCTGACGCTCGACGCCACCACCGGCCAGAACGCCATGAACCAGGTGGACATCTTCAAGAAGAGCGTTGGCGTGACGGGCCTCGTCATGACCAAGCTCGACGGCACTGCCCGCGGCGGCATTCTGGTCGCCATCGGCGCCAAGCACGGCCTTCCGATCCACTTCATCGGCGTGGGCGAGGGGGTCGACGATCTCGCCCCGTTTGCCGCGCGCGATTATGCCCGTGCAATTGCCGGTCTCGTCTGA
- a CDS encoding glutathione S-transferase N-terminal domain-containing protein, whose translation MIDLYYAPTPNGQKLKLFLEEAELPHRIVPIRLSRGEQFTPESLAISPNGKIPALVDHAPADGGGAIPMFESGAILLYLAEKACKLVPSAPRQRQVVLQWLFWQIGGLGAMAGQAGHFRVYAPEDVPYAVERYTRETARLFGVLDRRLRDHTFIADDYSIADIACYPWVVPHVGLGQNLRDYSHLDRWFETIAARPATRRAYDGVEDVYAGGRKQLSDGERRTLFGSSSK comes from the coding sequence ATGATCGATCTTTATTATGCGCCGACACCGAACGGGCAGAAGCTGAAGCTGTTTCTGGAAGAGGCCGAGTTGCCGCACCGGATCGTTCCGATAAGGCTCTCGAGGGGCGAACAGTTCACTCCGGAATCTCTGGCAATCTCACCCAACGGCAAGATTCCGGCGCTGGTTGATCACGCTCCGGCCGATGGCGGCGGGGCCATACCGATGTTCGAGTCCGGCGCGATTTTGCTCTATCTGGCCGAGAAGGCATGCAAGCTTGTGCCGAGCGCCCCGCGGCAGCGGCAGGTCGTCCTTCAATGGCTGTTCTGGCAGATAGGCGGATTGGGAGCCATGGCCGGCCAAGCCGGGCACTTCCGCGTCTACGCCCCGGAGGATGTTCCCTATGCTGTGGAACGCTATACGAGGGAAACCGCGCGCCTGTTCGGTGTGCTCGACAGACGATTGCGCGATCACACGTTCATCGCCGACGACTACTCGATCGCCGACATCGCCTGCTATCCTTGGGTCGTGCCTCACGTCGGGTTGGGCCAGAATCTGCGCGACTATTCACATCTAGACCGCTGGTTTGAAACGATTGCAGCACGTCCGGCGACCCGGCGGGCCTATGACGGTGTTGAGGACGTCTACGCCGGTGGCAGAAAGCAACTGTCGGACGGGGAGCGACGCACCCTTTTCGGCAGCTCTAGCAAGTAG
- the trbG gene encoding P-type conjugative transfer protein TrbG encodes MSTIVRKPALPVLRKTALPLALISASALAGCATYRPPEISYDDSVPPLPRVERPAVDERPRPLHTPPAWTVARGGQASSTPTGQVENANVAARVEPRREGYYNAIQIYPWSEGALYQVYAAPGQITNIALEPGEALTGAGPIAAGDTARWIIGDTESGAGTTRRVHILVKPTRPDIVTNLVITTDRRTYMIELRSRDDPYMPAVAWAYPQPPATQRATPTTPRIPAAAARHYRYGLQGESPPWRPVSVFDDGRRVYIVFPAGIVQGEMPPLFVLGSDGEPEIVNSRIYRNILIVDRIFAAAELRLGGGDRQQTVRIVRTDGRPGS; translated from the coding sequence ATGAGCACGATTGTCCGCAAACCCGCGCTTCCGGTTCTCCGTAAAACCGCATTGCCGCTTGCACTGATCTCCGCATCGGCGCTCGCCGGATGCGCCACTTATCGTCCGCCGGAGATCAGCTACGATGACAGCGTGCCGCCGCTGCCCAGGGTCGAGCGACCCGCGGTCGATGAACGGCCGAGGCCGCTCCACACGCCGCCGGCCTGGACGGTCGCGCGAGGTGGGCAGGCATCTTCCACACCAACGGGACAGGTCGAGAATGCCAATGTGGCCGCCCGAGTCGAGCCTCGCCGGGAAGGCTACTACAACGCCATCCAGATCTATCCCTGGAGCGAGGGGGCGCTGTATCAGGTCTACGCCGCACCCGGCCAGATCACCAACATCGCGCTCGAACCGGGCGAGGCGCTGACAGGCGCGGGACCGATCGCGGCCGGGGACACCGCCCGCTGGATCATCGGCGACACCGAAAGCGGCGCTGGAACAACTCGGCGCGTCCATATCCTTGTCAAGCCGACGCGACCGGACATTGTGACCAACCTCGTCATCACCACGGACCGCAGAACGTACATGATCGAGTTGCGGTCGCGCGACGATCCCTACATGCCCGCCGTCGCCTGGGCCTATCCGCAACCGCCCGCCACGCAGCGCGCAACGCCGACAACTCCGAGGATTCCGGCGGCAGCCGCCCGCCACTATCGCTACGGACTGCAGGGCGAAAGCCCGCCTTGGCGGCCGGTCTCGGTCTTCGACGACGGGCGACGGGTCTATATCGTTTTCCCCGCCGGGATCGTGCAGGGCGAGATGCCACCGCTCTTCGTCCTCGGCTCGGATGGCGAGCCGGAGATCGTGAACAGCCGCATCTACCGAAACATCCTGATCGTCGACCGCATCTTCGCGGCGGCCGAACTGCGGCTCGGCGGCGGCGACCGCCAGCAGACCGTCAGGATCGTGCGTACCGACGGGAGGCCCGGATCATGA
- a CDS encoding DUF2274 domain-containing protein, with amino-acid sequence MTAKLKLSSVPDDKPVKLSVELPPEVHRDLLDYAALMARETGQTPPEPGKLIAPMLQRFMATDRAFKKARKTLHQPSRPRAPDSETA; translated from the coding sequence ATGACCGCCAAGCTGAAGCTCTCATCCGTTCCAGATGACAAACCCGTCAAGCTGTCGGTGGAACTCCCTCCGGAAGTCCACCGCGACCTGCTCGACTACGCCGCCCTGATGGCGCGCGAGACCGGACAGACGCCGCCCGAACCGGGAAAGCTGATCGCGCCCATGCTACAGCGGTTCATGGCGACGGACCGGGCCTTCAAGAAGGCCCGGAAGACGCTGCATCAGCCTTCGCGACCTCGCGCGCCAGACTCAGAAACCGCCTGA
- the mtaB gene encoding tRNA (N(6)-L-threonylcarbamoyladenosine(37)-C(2))-methylthiotransferase MtaB — translation MTFGCRLNALESERIRALATAAGHDDAVIVNTCAVTQEAVRQARQAIRKARRENPAARIIATGCAAQIDPAAFAAMDEVDVVAGNAEKLSPGFWQGLDRAGPVAVTDIMEVRETAGHLIEGFASRTRAFVEVQNGCDHRCTFCIIPFGRGPSRSVPMGRVVDAVRLLVDSGHREVVLTGVDLTSYGGDLPGAPRLGALVGRILKLVPDLARLRLSSIDSIEVDDELVDLIADEPRLMPHLHLSLQAGDDMVLKRMKRRHLRADALAFCASIRARRPDIAFGADIIAGFPTETDEMFENTRRIIEDCGLTHIHVFPFSPRTGTPAARMPQVDRQTVKARAAILRAEAGAAMGRALAAQVGRSVAVLVEDGNKGRTPHYFSARIEGAAIAPGTMMTGRVTGLSGETLVVDGAS, via the coding sequence ATGACCTTCGGCTGCCGCCTCAACGCGCTTGAGAGCGAGCGTATCCGCGCGCTCGCAACCGCTGCCGGCCACGATGATGCTGTGATCGTGAACACCTGCGCCGTCACGCAGGAAGCCGTGCGCCAGGCGCGCCAGGCGATCCGCAAGGCGCGGCGCGAGAATCCCGCGGCCCGGATCATCGCCACCGGCTGCGCCGCGCAGATCGACCCCGCCGCGTTCGCCGCGATGGACGAGGTGGACGTGGTTGCCGGCAACGCGGAGAAGCTGAGCCCCGGCTTCTGGCAGGGGCTGGACCGCGCCGGCCCCGTCGCCGTCACCGACATCATGGAAGTGCGCGAGACCGCGGGCCACCTCATCGAGGGTTTCGCGAGCCGCACCCGCGCCTTCGTCGAGGTGCAGAACGGGTGCGACCACCGCTGCACCTTCTGCATCATCCCGTTCGGGCGCGGGCCGTCCCGCTCCGTGCCCATGGGCCGGGTGGTGGATGCGGTCAGACTGCTGGTGGACAGCGGACACCGCGAGGTGGTGCTGACCGGCGTCGACCTCACCAGCTACGGCGGCGACCTTCCGGGCGCGCCCCGCCTCGGCGCGCTCGTCGGCCGCATCCTGAAGCTGGTGCCGGACCTTGCGCGCCTCCGCCTTTCCTCCATCGACAGCATCGAGGTGGACGACGAGCTGGTCGACCTCATCGCCGATGAACCGCGCCTGATGCCCCACCTCCACCTTTCGCTCCAGGCCGGCGACGACATGGTGCTGAAACGCATGAAGCGCCGCCACCTGCGTGCCGATGCGCTGGCGTTCTGCGCATCCATCCGCGCCCGCCGGCCGGACATTGCGTTTGGCGCGGACATCATCGCCGGCTTCCCGACCGAAACGGACGAAATGTTCGAAAACACCCGCCGCATCATCGAAGACTGCGGCCTCACCCACATTCATGTCTTCCCGTTTTCGCCGCGCACCGGCACCCCCGCCGCGCGCATGCCCCAGGTGGACCGCCAGACCGTGAAGGCCCGCGCCGCGATCCTGCGCGCCGAGGCCGGCGCCGCCATGGGCCGCGCGCTGGCGGCACAAGTGGGCCGTTCGGTGGCGGTGCTGGTGGAGGACGGCAACAAGGGCCGCACGCCGCACTATTTTTCCGCCCGCATCGAAGGCGCGGCCATTGCGCCGGGCACAATGATGACGGGCCGCGTCACGGGCCTCTCTGGAGAGACGCTGGTTGTGGACGGTGCATCGTGA
- the trbF gene encoding conjugal transfer protein TrbF — translation MSFFKRSTTHYGKAPEPETPYQRAAQVWDERIGSARVQARNWRLMAFGCLILSGGFAGALVWQSTTGNVVPWVVEVDNLGEAHAVGPADASFEPSDPQIAFHLAHFIEQVRAIPADAIIVRQNWLRAYEFTTDRGALALNDYARANDPFTRVGRQQIAVEVSSVIRASPNSFRVAWTERHYENGQLSTTERWTAILTIVIQPPRDTERLRANPLGIYVNAINWSREMGQ, via the coding sequence ATGAGCTTCTTCAAACGATCCACCACCCACTACGGCAAAGCCCCCGAACCGGAGACGCCATATCAACGCGCGGCCCAGGTCTGGGACGAACGCATCGGCTCCGCCCGCGTCCAGGCCCGCAACTGGCGTCTGATGGCGTTCGGCTGCCTGATCCTCTCCGGCGGCTTCGCCGGCGCCCTTGTCTGGCAGTCCACGACCGGCAACGTCGTGCCCTGGGTCGTCGAAGTCGACAATCTCGGCGAAGCCCATGCTGTCGGCCCCGCGGACGCCAGCTTCGAGCCGAGCGATCCGCAGATCGCCTTCCATCTCGCACACTTTATCGAGCAGGTGCGCGCGATCCCCGCTGACGCAATCATCGTGCGCCAGAACTGGCTGCGCGCTTACGAGTTCACCACCGATCGCGGCGCACTCGCCCTCAATGACTATGCCCGCGCCAACGACCCGTTCACACGGGTCGGACGTCAGCAGATCGCGGTGGAGGTCTCCAGCGTCATTCGCGCCTCGCCGAATTCCTTCCGCGTCGCCTGGACGGAGCGACACTATGAGAACGGCCAGTTGTCTACGACAGAGCGATGGACCGCAATCCTGACCATCGTCATCCAGCCCCCACGTGACACCGAGAGGCTGCGCGCCAACCCGCTCGGCATCTACGTCAACGCCATCAACTGGTCGCGGGAGATGGGGCAATGA
- a CDS encoding LysE family translocator: protein MLELYLPGLLLAWSAYGMGILSPGPNVLAVMGTSMEEGRGAGVTLAAGMVSGTLVWGTMTLLGLNALLALYAGTLILIKIAGAAYLIWLAWKSFRAAMTHGSDMPEGSGDGTIAGHLYLRGLAIQLSNPKAALTWIAIMSLGMRDGAPIWIGMAVVAGCFFISLAGHMAYALLFSAPPVGRIYLRTKRWIQGVLGVFFCFASWKLITSKL, encoded by the coding sequence ATGCTGGAACTCTATCTCCCCGGATTGCTGCTCGCTTGGAGCGCCTATGGGATGGGCATTCTGAGCCCCGGGCCAAACGTGCTCGCCGTCATGGGAACGTCCATGGAAGAGGGGCGCGGCGCGGGCGTGACGCTTGCTGCTGGCATGGTCAGCGGCACGCTTGTCTGGGGTACGATGACATTACTCGGGCTGAATGCCTTACTTGCGCTCTATGCCGGTACGCTCATTCTCATCAAGATTGCGGGCGCTGCCTATCTGATTTGGCTCGCCTGGAAATCCTTCCGCGCCGCGATGACGCACGGCTCCGACATGCCGGAAGGGTCCGGAGACGGCACCATAGCGGGGCACCTCTATTTACGCGGCCTCGCCATCCAGCTCTCTAACCCCAAGGCGGCGCTGACCTGGATCGCGATCATGTCGCTAGGGATGCGCGACGGCGCACCCATCTGGATCGGCATGGCGGTTGTCGCTGGCTGTTTTTTTATCTCGCTCGCGGGCCATATGGCGTATGCGCTTCTCTTCTCCGCACCGCCGGTCGGCCGGATCTATCTGCGCACCAAGCGCTGGATACAGGGCGTGCTGGGTGTCTTCTTCTGCTTCGCCAGTTGGAAGCTCATCACCTCGAAACTATAA
- the trbL gene encoding P-type conjugative transfer protein TrbL: MGGTGVIDNFLGVFTSYIDSGFGLLGGEVAFIATTLIVIDVTLAALFWSWGADDDIIARLIKKTLFVGVFAYIIGNWNNLARIVFESFAGLGLMASGTSFSATDLMRPGRVAQTGLDAARPLLESISDLMGWVAFFENFIQIACLLFAWALVLLAFFILSIQLFITLIEFKLTTLAGFVLIPFGLFGKTAFMAERVLGNVISSGIKVLVLAVIIGIGSTLFSQFTAGFGGVTPTIDEAMAVVLAALSLLGLGIFGPGIANGIVSGGPQLGAGAAVGTGLAVGGAALAGAGAAGLAARGGGMALSGTAAAARGGASAAGGAATAYSLGSASQSGAAGVASGLGAVASTGAKAATSPLRSAAARASGSMKQSFQSGARSAFETTGGTLGDTASTAGAAAAPSTPTDGAPDWAKRMKRSQRLSHGVQAAAHAVRSGDSHGGASSVNLSEGNRS; this comes from the coding sequence ATGGGCGGCACCGGCGTCATCGACAATTTCCTGGGGGTCTTCACCAGCTATATCGACAGCGGCTTCGGTCTGCTCGGCGGCGAGGTCGCCTTCATCGCCACCACGTTAATCGTCATCGACGTGACGCTCGCCGCGCTCTTCTGGTCCTGGGGCGCCGACGACGACATCATCGCACGGCTCATCAAGAAGACTCTGTTCGTCGGCGTCTTCGCCTACATCATCGGCAACTGGAACAATCTCGCCCGCATCGTCTTCGAGAGCTTCGCCGGCCTCGGCCTGATGGCGTCGGGTACGAGTTTCTCCGCAACCGATCTGATGCGGCCAGGCCGCGTGGCACAGACCGGGCTCGATGCGGCGCGGCCGTTGCTCGAATCCATTTCGGACCTGATGGGCTGGGTCGCCTTCTTCGAGAACTTTATCCAGATCGCCTGCCTGCTCTTTGCCTGGGCGCTGGTCCTGCTCGCCTTCTTCATCCTCTCCATCCAGCTCTTCATCACCCTGATCGAGTTCAAGCTGACGACACTCGCCGGGTTCGTCCTCATTCCCTTCGGCCTTTTCGGCAAGACCGCCTTCATGGCCGAGCGGGTGCTCGGCAACGTCATCTCCTCGGGCATCAAGGTGCTGGTGCTGGCCGTCATCATCGGCATCGGCTCGACCCTGTTCTCGCAGTTCACCGCCGGCTTCGGCGGCGTTACCCCCACAATCGACGAGGCCATGGCCGTGGTGCTCGCGGCACTGTCACTGCTTGGCCTCGGAATTTTCGGGCCGGGCATCGCCAACGGCATCGTTTCCGGAGGGCCGCAACTCGGCGCGGGTGCTGCGGTCGGGACCGGCCTTGCCGTGGGCGGCGCTGCCCTGGCGGGTGCCGGTGCCGCGGGTCTCGCAGCGAGAGGCGGCGGCATGGCGCTCTCCGGTACAGCCGCCGCCGCGCGCGGCGGCGCATCGGCCGCGGGTGGAGCCGCAACTGCCTATAGCCTCGGATCGGCCAGTCAGTCCGGCGCTGCCGGCGTTGCTTCCGGTCTCGGCGCGGTGGCGAGCACAGGCGCGAAGGCCGCGACGTCCCCGTTGCGGAGCGCCGCGGCCAGAGCGTCCGGCAGCATGAAACAGAGTTTCCAGTCGGGCGCTCGATCGGCCTTCGAAACGACCGGCGGGACACTGGGCGATACCGCCAGCACTGCAGGCGCCGCCGCCGCTCCATCCACACCAACCGATGGTGCGCCTGACTGGGCGAAGCGCATGAAGCGCTCGCAGCGTCTTTCCCACGGCGTCCAGGCCGCCGCGCATGCCGTGCGCTCCGGCGACAGCCACGGCGGCGCCAGTTCCGTCAATCTTTCCGAGGGGAATCGCTCATGA
- a CDS encoding PLP-dependent aminotransferase family protein has translation MNIAIELPEKASRDLLRSLHRQLRAAIVDGRLKAGVRLPPTRALAKALGISRNTAIAAYDLLLSEGYVEARGGAGTYVIDLRPRLTRPKAPPPDPEADTRLASQWRGWRPVKEFCSDQVFRYDFIAGVPSMAFPFDIWQRLSTRAARQVARRKVQERDPAGEYSLREAIANHVSFVRAVACTPDDIVVTGGARQAIDLIARILVTPGQTEAAIEDPGYGPTRRSLEIAGAIIRATPVDAEGLVVERLPPSARIVCVTPSHQFPLGVVMSAARRRALLDFAASFNAVIIEDDYDSEFRHDHQPLDALQTLDRAETVFYVGTFSKSMFPELRVGFVVVPRWARYALTLAKQLNDWHCPLITQLALADFIAEGHLARHVRRMRRIYSERHRALTEAIAHHFDDRLQLFPAHAGVHLAAGSDSLDDRRLVVKAEAKGIRVEDIARYAVRDIDQRGLVFGFGLIRAEDIEPAVKILARLA, from the coding sequence TTGAATATCGCCATCGAGCTCCCCGAGAAGGCTTCGCGCGACCTCCTGCGCTCACTCCATCGGCAATTACGGGCAGCCATAGTAGACGGACGGCTAAAGGCCGGAGTGCGCCTTCCACCGACACGCGCACTGGCGAAGGCGCTGGGTATCTCGCGAAATACAGCCATTGCTGCCTATGATCTGTTGTTGAGTGAAGGTTATGTGGAGGCTCGCGGCGGCGCCGGCACTTACGTCATTGATCTCCGCCCAAGGCTCACCCGCCCCAAGGCACCTCCACCCGACCCAGAGGCCGATACGCGGTTGGCGTCCCAATGGCGCGGCTGGCGTCCCGTCAAGGAATTCTGCAGCGACCAGGTTTTCCGCTATGACTTTATCGCTGGTGTGCCGAGTATGGCGTTTCCGTTCGACATCTGGCAGCGTCTCTCGACCCGCGCTGCGCGGCAGGTTGCACGGCGCAAGGTACAGGAACGCGATCCGGCCGGTGAATATTCTCTGCGCGAGGCTATCGCCAACCACGTCTCCTTCGTCCGTGCGGTTGCCTGCACGCCCGACGATATCGTCGTCACCGGTGGCGCGCGCCAAGCGATCGATCTGATTGCGCGCATCCTCGTGACACCTGGCCAAACCGAAGCGGCGATCGAGGATCCCGGCTACGGACCGACCCGTCGCTCGCTGGAGATCGCCGGCGCGATTATCCGAGCAACACCGGTCGATGCTGAAGGCCTCGTAGTTGAGCGCCTGCCGCCAAGCGCGCGCATCGTCTGTGTGACCCCTTCACATCAGTTTCCCCTTGGCGTCGTCATGTCGGCGGCGCGGCGGCGCGCGCTGCTCGATTTTGCGGCGAGCTTTAACGCGGTGATCATCGAGGACGACTACGACAGCGAGTTCCGGCACGATCATCAGCCGCTCGACGCATTGCAGACACTCGACCGAGCTGAGACCGTCTTTTATGTAGGCACGTTCTCGAAAAGCATGTTTCCAGAACTTCGCGTTGGTTTCGTGGTTGTCCCCCGCTGGGCGCGCTATGCGCTGACGCTGGCCAAACAGCTCAACGACTGGCATTGCCCGCTCATCACCCAGCTTGCGCTGGCGGATTTCATCGCCGAAGGGCATCTGGCACGACATGTACGCAGGATGCGCCGCATTTACAGCGAACGCCACAGAGCCCTCACTGAGGCGATCGCCCATCACTTCGATGACCGACTGCAATTGTTTCCCGCCCATGCCGGAGTCCATCTCGCCGCAGGTTCGGACTCACTGGACGACCGAAGGCTTGTCGTCAAAGCGGAGGCAAAGGGAATTCGCGTTGAAGACATCGCTCGCTATGCGGTGCGCGATATCGATCAGCGTGGCCTTGTGTTCGGCTTCGGTTTGATTCGGGCAGAGGACATAGAGCCGGCTGTAAAGATACTGGCGCGACTGGCATGA
- a CDS encoding TrbI/VirB10 family protein produces MSDIDNTREEGAPLEAPSADTAEPMRLRGTPPRVTRLSRRVLAGLGLVGALGVGGALIYALQTPDNGTGGDELYSTENRNTADGLNDLPSDYTGPVLGPPLPGDLGRPILDAQERGQPVPPPAINAPAVDPEEQRRLAEEEAARTSRVFFQTAPGATRETSGPNLAGLNLGNQQGVAQNNDLAFLNAPVDRRTVALDRVMPPASPFVLQAGSVIPAALITGIRSDLPGQITAQVTQHIYDSPSGSMVLIPQGTRIIGEYSNDVGLGDRRVLLVWNRLIFPNGRSIVLERQPGADTQGYAGLEDGVDYHWWDLAKAAGLSTLLSVGAELTMDDDDRLIQAIRNGAQDTINDVGQQIVQRQLQVAPTLTIRPGFPVRVIVTRDLILESYGG; encoded by the coding sequence ATGAGCGACATCGACAACACTAGGGAAGAAGGTGCGCCACTCGAAGCACCGTCCGCCGACACCGCCGAACCGATGCGCCTCCGGGGAACACCGCCGCGTGTGACGCGGCTCTCGCGCCGGGTTCTCGCGGGCCTCGGTCTGGTCGGAGCGCTCGGTGTGGGTGGCGCCCTGATCTACGCGCTTCAGACACCGGACAACGGAACCGGCGGAGACGAGCTCTATTCGACCGAGAACCGCAATACCGCCGATGGATTGAACGACCTGCCCAGCGACTACACCGGTCCGGTTCTCGGTCCACCACTTCCCGGCGATCTCGGCCGACCGATCCTCGATGCGCAAGAACGGGGTCAACCAGTCCCGCCGCCGGCGATCAATGCACCGGCCGTCGATCCGGAGGAACAGAGACGGCTCGCCGAAGAGGAAGCGGCGCGCACCAGCCGTGTTTTCTTCCAGACCGCACCAGGCGCCACGCGGGAAACCTCGGGACCAAACCTTGCTGGGCTCAATCTCGGCAATCAGCAGGGCGTCGCGCAGAACAACGATCTCGCCTTCCTCAACGCTCCCGTTGACCGGCGTACCGTGGCGCTCGACCGCGTGATGCCGCCGGCATCGCCATTTGTGTTGCAGGCCGGATCCGTCATTCCGGCGGCGCTGATCACCGGCATCCGCTCCGATCTTCCCGGGCAGATCACCGCACAGGTCACCCAGCACATCTATGATAGTCCGAGCGGCAGCATGGTGCTGATCCCGCAGGGCACGCGCATCATCGGCGAATACAGCAATGATGTGGGGCTCGGTGATCGGCGCGTGCTGCTCGTCTGGAACCGACTGATCTTCCCCAACGGCCGCTCCATCGTCCTTGAACGCCAGCCCGGCGCCGATACCCAAGGCTATGCCGGCCTGGAGGACGGGGTCGACTACCACTGGTGGGATCTGGCCAAGGCCGCCGGGCTCTCCACTTTGCTTTCGGTCGGGGCCGAACTCACCATGGATGACGACGACCGTCTGATTCAGGCCATCCGCAATGGCGCGCAGGACACGATCAACGATGTAGGCCAGCAGATCGTCCAGCGCCAGTTGCAGGTCGCACCGACGCTAACGATCCGGCCGGGCTTCCCGGTGCGTGTCATCGTCACCCGCGATCTCATCCTCGAATCCTATGGAGGCTGA
- a CDS encoding LysR substrate-binding domain-containing protein: MVSRQTQTLRLQIWCQCQHLELYDVETVLAVAEAGSFRKAGKLLGIGQSAVTRRIQKLEDVLGVSMFERSATGARLTSAGWNFATRSRQIANQFLDTVRAAQSAGTAGNGRLRMGLTASLSRGPLREVVARFQMQHADVDLSFTEADLGELMTSLSHRSIDVVGAAGEPTSEHGDMMLLTRVPLYIAVAGDHPLVGRRCVDWSDVAAMSFIVSADVPGPTIHDYIIRRISDFGRQACIEVQGMRREGLMNLVGLGLGISLVCAQWCGVRYPNVVFIPLKESGTAETIPFSLTWRPENDNPALRRFLSLAREVAKADAASSGPS, encoded by the coding sequence TTGGTTTCGCGTCAAACTCAAACGCTGCGGCTACAGATCTGGTGTCAGTGCCAACATCTCGAGCTCTACGATGTAGAAACAGTCCTTGCTGTTGCTGAAGCCGGGAGTTTTCGTAAGGCTGGCAAGCTGCTGGGTATCGGCCAGTCCGCCGTCACACGACGAATTCAGAAACTGGAAGACGTGCTCGGTGTCTCGATGTTCGAGAGAAGCGCGACCGGAGCGCGCCTAACATCGGCAGGCTGGAATTTCGCCACCCGATCGCGGCAGATCGCCAATCAGTTTTTGGACACGGTGCGCGCCGCGCAGTCCGCCGGCACAGCCGGAAACGGGCGGTTGCGCATGGGCCTGACCGCATCGCTTTCTCGGGGACCCTTACGCGAGGTCGTCGCCAGATTTCAAATGCAACACGCCGATGTCGACCTGTCCTTCACGGAAGCAGACCTCGGCGAATTGATGACCTCCCTCAGCCATAGAAGCATCGACGTGGTCGGAGCAGCGGGCGAGCCGACATCCGAGCATGGCGACATGATGCTGCTTACAAGGGTGCCCCTCTATATCGCCGTCGCGGGAGATCATCCCCTGGTCGGGCGGCGCTGTGTCGATTGGTCGGATGTGGCGGCGATGTCCTTCATCGTGAGCGCCGACGTGCCCGGGCCGACAATTCATGATTATATCATCCGAAGGATCAGCGATTTCGGGCGCCAGGCCTGCATAGAGGTGCAGGGGATGCGGCGCGAGGGCCTCATGAATCTGGTAGGTCTCGGGCTCGGCATCAGTCTTGTTTGCGCACAATGGTGTGGTGTCCGCTATCCGAATGTCGTGTTCATCCCGCTCAAGGAAAGCGGGACAGCGGAGACCATCCCCTTCTCGCTGACCTGGCGACCGGAGAACGATAATCCGGCGCTCAGGCGGTTTCTGAGTCTGGCGCGCGAGGTCGCGAAGGCTGATGCAGCGTCTTCCGGGCCTTCTTGA